GCGACACGGTGACTGTCGAAGCCCAAAATGACCACGGTGAGCCGGCTGAAGTGATCATTCAACCCGACGGTCAAAACCTCCTGATTTCAACCGAGGTTGATGGGCCGCGAAGGAAAAAAAGAGCACTTTCCCTGGAAGTGAAAATCCCGACTTCCGCAAACCTTACCATTGAAGCAAAGGGCGGTGAAATCTCAGTTTTAGATGTCACTGGCCAGGTCACAATTGGATCGGGCGGCGGTGAAATAAAACTGGTCAATATCGGGTCGCTGGTGGCGGCGACTGGCGGTGGCGAAGTTACGGTTCAAAAAGTAACCGGTACCGTTGAAATCAGGACCGGTGGTGGTGAACTGCAGGTCTCGGATGTTTCAGGGGCAGTTTCTCTCATCACCGGCGGCGGTGAAGTGGGGACATCTAATACCGGAGATTTGGAAGTTCGCACGGGTGGTGGTGACGTGGTTATCCGCGATGTTCACGGCTCGGCTTCAATTGCCACCGGCTCAGGCGATCTGGTCGTTTCCAAAGTCGAGGGCAATTGCGAGCTCAAAAGTGGCCACGGGGACGCCAGTCTCAGAGATATTTCCGGGAATGTGGCGCTCTCGAATGTGAGCGGAGATGTAGTCGCCCAAAACATCGGCGGCAATATGGCGGTGGCCTCGATCAGCGCCGATATGGATCTGACCTGTATCAAGGGCCGGGTTGAAGTCCGCAATGCCAGCGGGTCGGTGCAACTGGCGCATATTGGCGGAGATATCGAAGTGACTTCAACCAGTGGTGATGTGACAAT
This genomic window from Acidobacteriota bacterium contains:
- a CDS encoding DUF4097 family beta strand repeat protein is translated as MRRRNFIALFLMIFAIDSATMLSWNSVEAAAIPQDQPTVHKLPPGGKITIRQALGELSVIGVSGDTVTVEAQNDHGEPAEVIIQPDGQNLLISTEVDGPRRKKRALSLEVKIPTSANLTIEAKGGEISVLDVTGQVTIGSGGGEIKLVNIGSLVAATGGGEVTVQKVTGTVEIRTGGGELQVSDVSGAVSLITGGGEVGTSNTGDLEVRTGGGDVVIRDVHGSASIATGSGDLVVSKVEGNCELKSGHGDASLRDISGNVALSNVSGDVVAQNIGGNMAVASISADMDLTCIKGRVEVRNASGSVQLAHIGGDIEVTSTSGDVTISTEIAQGNRYRIKTTSGNLLMVVPDSASGFSVNLSSYTGTVESNLKLEGATSTEKKLTGQYGTGRGEIVLDTFSGSASLKKGAVKGQSDCGKKSE